The following coding sequences lie in one Cotesia glomerata isolate CgM1 linkage group LG5, MPM_Cglom_v2.3, whole genome shotgun sequence genomic window:
- the LOC123265156 gene encoding astakine-like — MTTRSVVLALVLTSVCFVLGHPEQKGEEPTRAMLTKSGPLAPGQCSSDYDCYPGDCCVMSGYRFTIPTCQERRQLDEICRPEVNKITNTTLTYPDSTKFYVKEAHYVVCPCKKGLVCGRKTGSCHQIHDDEQEEIEKFIKTNGVSDEN; from the coding sequence ATGACTACACGAAGTGTCGTACTGGCACTTGTGCTGACGAGTGTCTGCTTTGTTCTCGGACACCCTGAGCAAAAAGGAGAGGAGCCAACTCGAGCAATGCTGACAAAATCTGGTCCACTTGCACCAGGACAATGTTCAAGCGATTATGATTGTTATCCTGGAGATTGCTGTGTAATGAGCGGTTACAGATTCACTATCCCCACGTGCCAGGAGCGACGTCAATTAGACGAAATTTGCCGACCCGAAGTCAACAAAATAACGAACACTACTCTGACGTATCCTGACAGCACCAAGTTTTATGTCAAAGAAGCCCATTATGTGGTGTGTCCTTGCAAGAAAGGGCTTGTTTGTGGTAGAAAAACTGGCTCTTGTCATCAAATTCACGATGATGAGCAGGAGGAGATTGAGAAGTTTATTAAAACTAATGGTGTTAGTGATGAAAATTGA